One Cucumis sativus cultivar 9930 chromosome 1, Cucumber_9930_V3, whole genome shotgun sequence DNA segment encodes these proteins:
- the LOC101212459 gene encoding zinc finger protein BRUTUS-like At1g74770, which yields MEGAAADSSDSSLHHDLPFTPPEAAEDNYYSDSELFRVSLTEAPILLLIKFHQALRLEVADLRRVTLAAAESGGYGGEFVSGLIRRVEFLKLAYKYHCAAEDEVVFPALDLHTKNVISTYSLEHESLDGLFTSISKLCEDINGENKDISKPFQELIFCLGTIQTTICQHMIKEEQQVFPLLMKEFSAREQASLVWQFICSVPMILLEELLPWMMSFLPADQQSEVVNCLRDVVPNEKLLQEVIMSWLGSTEKPWRDVEVEDIKLQSSQENGQSPVDSLHIWHGAIMKDLKEVLKCLFQVKSCTSTALSNLDTLLVQIKFLADVILFYRKASEKFFCPVFNQRSDVCLTTSDQSFLSDGHIEGLQQLLQHGAQDTIPLSIFLEKLCWDMESFVIRVSKQFTFQETKVLPVIRKSCSHKTQQQLLYLSLRTLPLGLLKCIITWFSAHLSEEELRSVLQAKSEGNFQVNNALVALLHDWFRIGYSGKTSVEQFGQDLQQIFKTRSYILDKQVEQMKEVAGTSSLSSNAQFYKGENSEEMGLLSTNKDKSFMSNSSPTVSCTAPAYGTSYSSGINLQIHFPGTVKVPCPYTKHLYEGRPHSAFNQPKPIDLIFFFHKALKKELDYFVLGSAKLVEHVGILTEFRRRFQLVKFLYQIHTDAEDQIAFPALEKKGKFQNISYSYTIDHKLEVHQFSKISFVLSEMSELHSSNFYVNADRKIFSHRQLCLELHDMCKSLHKSLSDHVDREEIELWPLFREFFTIDEQETLIGAIFGRTKAEILQDMIPWQMSYLTPSDQHDMMSMFHKVTRNTMFNEWLREWWEGYDHENVAAEVKTITPLLTSDPLEIISKYLSKEVTDVCEGNLFGKTISSTQKEHQFHVTNADKTEMFILNDEAKDFDGDQHDETFEESTKLVSHGVGDRDADGITEHETEKEQPDEGKKSSQNDHLLTISQEELEAVIRRVSRDSSLDSKSKSHLIQNLLMSRWIAKHHSQVEINITSENQGYAGQYPSYRDSLKKEFGCKHYKRNCKLLAPCCNQLYTCIHCHDEATDHSLDRKTITKMMCMNCLVVQPIRKTCSTLSCGNLSMGKYFCKICKLFDDSRDIYHCPYCNLCRVGKGLGIDYFHCMNCNACMSRALSVHICREKCLEDNCPICHEYIFTSTLPVKSLPCGHLMHSACFQEYTYTHYTCPICSKSLGDMQVYFKMLDAFLAEEKIPEEYSGKTQVILCNDCEKRGTAPFHWLYHKCSYCGSYNTRVL from the exons ATGGAAGGCGCCGCCGCCGATTCTTCTGATTCTTCTCTTCATCATGACTTGCCTTTCACGCCGCCGGAAGCGGCGGAGGATAATTACTATTCCGATTCAGAACTGTTTCGTGTTTCCTTGACGGAGGCTCCAATTCTCCTGCTTATTAAATTTCACCAAGCACTGCGATTGGAGGTTGCGGATTTACGGCGCGTGACGTTGGCGGCGGCGGAGAGTGGGGGTTACGGCGGCGAGTTTGTGTCGGGATTGATTCGGAGAGTTGAGTTTCTGAAACTTGCTTATAAGTATCATTGCGCTGCGGAGGATGAG GTTGTATTCCCAGCACTTGATCTACATACAAAAAATGTCATCTCCACATATTCTTTGGAGCATGAGAGCTTGGATGGCCTCTTCACCTCCATTTCTAAACTCTGTGAAGACATCAATGGAGAAAACAAAGATATCTCCAAGCCATTTCAAGAACTTATTTTCTGTTTAGGCACCATTCAAACCACCATTTGCCAGCATATGATCAAAGAAGAACAACAG GTTTTTCCATTGCTGATGAAGGAATTCTCTGCAAGAGAACAGGCGTCGCTTGTGTGGCAATTCATTTGTAGTGTACCAATGATACTATTGGAGGAGCTTTTGCCATGGATGATGTCTTTTCTTCCAGCAGATCAGCAATCAGAAGTTGTAAACTGTCTAAGAGATGTAGTGCCGAACGAGAAACTTCTGCAAGAG GTGATAATGTCTTGGCTTGGCAGCACTGAGAAACCTTGGAGAGATGTAGAAGTAGAAGATATAAAGTTACAATCATCTCAAGAAAATGGACAGAGCCCTGTTGATAGCCTTCATATTTGGCATGGTGCCATTATGAAGGATCTAAAGGAAGTATTGAAATGCCTATTTCAAGTCAAGAGTTGCACTTCAACAGCACTTTCTAACCTTGATACCTTACTTGTCCAAATAAAGTTCTTGGCTGATGTAATTCTATTTTACAG AAAGGCATCAGAGAAATTCTTTTGTCCTGTGTTCAATCAACGATCCGACGTCTGCTTAACCACCTCTGACCAATCTTTTCTTAGTGATGGTCATATTGAAGGCTTACAGCAGTTGCTACAGCATGGTGCTCAAGATACTATACCTTTGAgtatttttttggaaaaattgtGCTGGGACATGGAGTCGTTTGTCATACGAGTCAGCAAACAGTTCacttttcaagaaacaaag GTGCTTCCAGTGATTAGAAAGAGCTGCAGCCATAAAACACAGCAACAACTCCTGTATCTGAGCCTCCGAACCTTACCACTTGGACTCTTGAAGTGTATAATTACTTGGTTTTCAGCTCACTTATCTGAGGAAGAATTGAGATCTGTACTTCAGGCCAAATCAGAGGGAAATTTTCAGGTTAACAATGCACTTGTCGCCCTCTTGCATGACTGGTTTCGAATTGGCTACTCAGGAAAAACCTCGGTCGAACAATTTGGACAAGATTTGCAACAAATTTTCAAGACCAGAAGCTATATTTTGGATAAACAGGTGGaacaaatgaaagaagttGCTGGAACTTCATCGTTGAGCTCAAATGCTCAATTTTATAAGGGGGAAAACTCCGAGGAAATGGGATTACTTTCTACCAACAAGGATAAGAGCTTCATGTCAAATTCTTCACCAACTGTTTCTTGCACTGCTCCCGCTTATGGAACATCTTATTCTAGTGGAATCAATCTGCAAATACATTTTCCAGGAACAGTGAAGGTACCGTGTCCGTATACTAAACATCTTTACGAAGGACGCCCACATTCTGCTTTTAATCAGCCAAAACCAATAGacctcatttttttcttccacaaAGCTCTCAAGAAAGAATTGGATTACTTTGTTCTTGGTTCAGCTAAACTGGTTGAACATGTTGGAATCTTGACAGAGTTTAGAAGGCGATTCCAATTGGTGAAATTTTTATATCAGATCCATACGGATGCTGAGGACCAGATTGCTTTTCCAGCTTTGGAGAAGAAGGGAAAGTTCCAAAACATTAGCTACTCCTACACTATTGATCATAAACTGGAAGTACACCAATTCAGTAAAATATCATTCGTTCTTAGTGAAATGTCTGAATTGcactcttcaaatttttatgtCAATGCTGATAGGAAAATATTTAGTCACCGGCAGCTCTGTTTGGAACTTCATGATATGTGCAAATCTTTGCACAAGTCTCTTTCTGATCACGTTGATCGTGAAGAAATTGAGCTTTGGCCCTTGTTCAGAGAATTCTTCACGATCGACGAACAAGAAACACTTATTGGAGCAATATTTGGCAGAACAAAAGCTGAAATATTGCAAGATATGATACCTTGGCAAATGTCATATTTAACACCATCTGATCAACATGACATGATGTCTATGTTCCACAAGGTAACAAGAAATACCATGTTCAATGAATGGTTAAGAGAGTGGTGGGAAGGTTATGACCATGAGAATGTGGCCGCTGAGGTGAAAACTATTACTCCCTTACTGACTTCAGATCCTTTGGAAATcatctcaaaatatttatccaaGGAAGTAACAGATGTATGTGAAGGAAATCTTTTTGGAAAAACCATCAGCTCAACACAGAAGGAACACCAATTTCATGTTACCAATGCTGACAAGACAGAAATGTTCATTTTGAATGATGAAGCAAAAGATTTTGATGGCGACCAACATGATGAAACATTTGAAGAATCCACAAAACTTGTTTCTCATGGGGTTGGTGATAGGGATGCTGATGGTATCACAGAACATGAGACCGAAAAAGAACAACCTGACGAAGGTAAGAAATCAAGTCAAAATGATCACCTTCTTACAATTAGTCAAGAAGAACTAGAGGCTGTAATAAGAAGGGTATCAAGAGACTCATCCTTAGACTCCAAAAGTAAATCCCACTTGATACAGAATTTGCTAATGAG CCGTTGGATTGCAAAGCACCATTCCCAAGTAGAGATAAACATTACATCAGAAAACCAAGGATATGCAGGTCAGTATCCATCTTATAGGGATTCCTTGAAGAAAGAATTTGGTTGCAAACATTACAAAAGAAACTGCAAGCTTCTAGCTCCATGTTGCAACCAACTATATACATGCATACATTGTCATGACGAGGCTACCGATCACTCATTGGATAG AAAAACCATCACAAAGATGATGTGCATGAACTGCTTAGTAGTTCAGCCCATAAGAAAGACATGTTCAACTCTCTCTTGTGGTAATTTATCCATGGGAAAATACTTCTGCAAGATCTGCAAACTATTTGATGATTCAAG AGATATCTACCACTGTCCATACTGCAACCTATGTCGAGTCGGGAAGGGATTGGGCATTGATTACTTCCATTGCATGAACTGCAACGCCTGTATGTCTCGTGCACTCTCAGTTCATATATGCAGAGAGAAATGCCTAGAAGACAACTGCCCTATTTGCCACGAATACATCTTCACTTCCACCCTTCCAGTCAAGTCCCTTCCATGTGGCCATTTGATGCATTCAGCATGTTTTCAG GAATACACCTACACTCATTATACCTGCCCTATCTGTAGCAAGTCGCTAGGAGACATGCAG GTTTACTTTAAGATGTTGGATGCATTTTTGGCTGAAGAGAAAATTCCAGAAGAGTATTCTGGAAAAACTCAG GTCATATTGTGTAATGACTGTGAGAAGCGTGGAACGGCACCGTTCCACTGGTTGTACCATAAATGTTCCTATTGTGGTTCATATAATACTAGGGTTTTGTAA
- the LOC101212702 gene encoding uncharacterized protein LOC101212702, which produces MARKKKNTDPRQGVAGEGPSEATAAGKSSVSDKPSSQNQSRIDRVVVKESDEGLSYSAIKLECEKALTALRRGNHTKALRLMKELSSRDENSVHSALIHRVQGTLLVKVASIIDDPSTKQRHLKNAIESARKAVQLSPDSIEFSHFYANLLYEAANDAKEYEEVVQECERALVIENPIDPAKESLQDEQNQKIPTAEGRITHVQTELRQLIQKSSIYSISSWMKNLGNGEEKFRLIPIRRVTEDPMEVGMVQARRANEIKKATKTPEERRKQIEVRVAAARLMQQQSESPPMQDEGSKADRTTPDSSSGSVRTQDTSSGSVRTQDTPPGPVTRVVERRKHGGSVRKLGSSAERKNWVYSLWNSMSSESKKDVLKIKTNDLETHFSSLKDTSANEFISEALSFYDANKTWKFWVCCKCDKKFVNSESHMHHVAQEHLGNLLPKMQSMLPHNVDNDWSEMLLNCPWKPLDVSAATKMFTDQTKCKDSEFVEDMCPQRHSECDECIKDAWDFSPEKQDHENSLNESKLYEKINNSGYPIPDSFPVSDDSERAKLLEKIHAVFELLIKHKYLAASQLNKIIQFTMDELQGIVSGSHLLKQGLDQTPQCICFLGASQLRKILKFLQELSQSCGVGRYSDRSTDQIEDSKSDKQSVDVEERIVFNGDASLLLLNECLLSSKISHVSDQMPAASEVSSDVDPFLAWIYASPSSGDQLASWAKTKEEKKQGQTENFQSLEKEFYQLQNLCERKCEHLNYEEALQSVEDLCLEEGKKREVITEFIPKSYESILRKRREELIESENDAMYIGSRFELDALTNVLKEAEALNANQLGYGENFASVPSQLYDLESGEDEGWRAKDYLHQVDTCIEIAIKRQKEQLSIEISKIDGRIMRNVTGMQELELKLEPVSAHDYQSILLPLVNSYLRAHLEELAEIDVTKKSDAAREAFLAELERDSKKDSKGGSDNPKHAREKSKEKKKSKEFRKAKDSKLVSVREQNVPHDEVVDRDTFQVPSDGDVAEVDIAVSENSDALRLEEEEIRRKIELEADERKLEETLEYQRRIEKEAKQKHLAELQKKSAQTNLKKTVDPAVPENPIGLTPSVEGVHERFKPSVVDQVAENELVPDSSSTASASSGASNVENSDTSLRSSDRRKGRRGRRQKGVTKPVDGNQSSHSDKDNVAFDSQLIEQVRYHDSLPVDSVNPRSEDNSAKTLRQQHAEDDEKQFQADLKKAVLESLDAFQEKQNFPSSSTPSTSRGEVDSTDLPSNEHNAGNVQGADICGTGLKNEIGEYNCFLNVIIQSLWHLRRFRVEFLRRSKIEHVHVGDPCVVCALYDIFTALSMASADARREAVAPTSLRIALSTLCPDNKFFQEGQMNDASEVLAVIFDCLHQSLTTSLSISDTESVESNCMGSWDCASDTCLVHSIFGMDIFERMNCYSCGLESRHLKYTTFFHNINASALRTMKVMCTESSFDELLNVVEMNHQLACDLDVGGCGKLNYIHHFLAAPPHVFTTVLGWQNTCESADDITATLAALNTEIDISVLYRGLDPKSTHNLVSVVCYYGQHYHCFAYSHDKKCWIKYDDRTVKVIGGWLDVLTMCEKGHLQPQVLFFEAVN; this is translated from the exons ATGGCgcggaagaagaagaacactGATCCGCGTCAAGGAGTCGCTGGTGAGGGTCCAAGTGAAGCGACCGCTGCCGGAAAGAGTTCAGTATCTGATAAGCCGAGCAGTCAAAATCAAAGTAGGATCGACAGGGTGGTTGTCAAGGAATCGGATGAAGGTCTGTCGTATTCCGCAATTAAACTCGAATGTGAGAAGGCTCTTACTGCACTTCGGCGCGGAAACCACACTAAGGCACTCAGGCTTATGAAGGAGTTGAGTTCAAGAGATGAGAACTCTGTTCACTCGGCACTGATTCATCGCGTTCAGGGTACTCTTCTTGTAAAAGTTGCGTCGATTATTGATGACCCGAGTACAAAGCAGCGGCATTTGAAAAATGCGATTGAGTCGGCTCGGAAAGCTGTCCAGCTCTCACCAGACTCAATTGAATTTTCACATTTCTACGCAAATTTGCTTTATGAGGCCGCAAATGATGCAAAGGAGTACGAAGAGGTTGTGCAAGAGTGTGAGCGGGCCTTGGTAATTGAAAATCCTATCGATCCTGCCAAAGAAAGTTTGCAAGACGAACAGAATCAGAAAATACCTACTGCCGAAGGCCGAATTACACACGTTCAGACGGAATTGAGGCAGTTAATTCAAAAATCGAGTATATACTCTATATCATCTTGGATGAAGAATTTAGGTAACGGGGAAGAGAAGTTCAGATTGATTCCCATTAGAAGAGTGACAGAGGACCCAATGGAGGTGGGGATGGTTCAGGCTAGAAGGGCAAACGAAATCAAGAAAGCAACCAAAACGCCTGAAGAGCGAAGGAAGCAAATTGAAGTCCGTGTTGCTGCTGCAAGGCTGATGCAACAACAGTCTGAGTCACCTCCAATGCAGGATGAAGGAAGTAAAGCTGATCGGACCACCCCGGATTCATCTTCAGGGTCTGTTCGGACTCAGGATACATCTTCAGGGTCTGTTCGGACCCAGGATACACCACCAGGGCCTGTTACAAGGGTTGTTGAGCGGCGGAAACATGGTGGTAGTGTGCGGAAACTTGGCTCTTCAGCTGAAAGAAAGAATTGGGTTTATTCTTTGTGGAATTCTATGAGTTCAGAATCAAAGAAAGATGTGCTTAAGATCAAGACTAACGATCTTGAGACTCACTTTAGTTCTTTAAAGGATACCTCGgcaaatgaatttatttcaGAAGCCTTGTCTTTTTATGACGCCAATAAAACATGGAAATTTTGGGTTTGCTGCAAATGTGATAAGAAATTTGTCAATTCAGAATCCCATATGCACCACGTGGCTCAAGAGCACTTGGGCAACCTTTTGCCGAAAATGCAATCTATGTTGCCACACAATGTCGATAATGATTGGAGTGAAATGCTTCTCAATTGCCCTTGGAAACCATTGGATGTTTCAGCTGCAACCAAAATGTTCACAGATCAAACTAAATGCAAAGATTCTGAGTTCGTTGAAGATATGTGCCCACAACGTCATTCAGAATGTGATGAGTGTATCAAAGATGCATGGGATTTTTCTCCAGAGAAGCAGGATCATGAGAATAGTTTAAATGAATCCAaactttatgaaaaaattaacaacAGCGGATATCCAATACCTGATAGTTTTCCAGTATCTGATGACTCTGAGCGTGCAAAGCTTCTTGAAAAAATTCATGCGGTATTTGAGTTacttattaaacataaatatctTGCTGCAAGCCAGCTAAACAAGATTATACAATTTACCATGGATGAGCTACAGGGTATTGTTTCTGGATCTCATCTTCTAAAGCAGGGTCTAGATCAAACACCACAATGTATTTGCTTTCTAGGTGCTTCCCAGCTTAGGAAAATCCTTAAGTTTTTGCAAGAATTATCTCAGTCTTGTGGTGTAGGTAGATACTCTGATAGAAGTACCGATcaaattgaagattcaaagaGTGACAAACAATCTGTTGATGTCGAAGAGAGAATTGTTTTTAATGGAGATGCATCACTTCTACTCCTTAACGAGTGTTTGTTATCTTCTAAAATCTCTCATGTCAGTGATCAGATGCCTGCTGCAAGTGAGGTTAGTTCTGACGTTGATCCTTTCCTAGCATGGATATATGCAAGTCCCTCTAGTGGTGACCAATTAGCATCATGggcaaaaacaaaagaggaaaagaaacaagGGCAAACAGAAAACTTTCAATCGCTTGAGAAGGAATTTTACCAACTGCAGAACCTTTGTGAGAGAAAATGTGAGCATTTGAACTATGAGGAAGCATTGCAGTCAGTGGAGGATCTTTGCCTTGAAGAGGGCAAGAAGAGAGAAGTTATAACTGAATTTATCCCCAAAAGTTATGAGTCAATCCTGAGGAAGCGAAGAGAGGAGCTTATTGAGTCTGAAAATGATGCGATGTACATAGGCAGTAGGTTTGAGTTGGATGCTTTAACTAATGTTTTGAAAGAAGCTGAAGCTCTGAATGCTAATCAACTTGGATATGGGGAAAATTTTGCCAGTGTGCCTTCTCAGTTATATGATTTGGAATCTGGTGAAGATGAAGGTTGGAGGGCTAAGGATTATTTGCATCAAGTTGATACTTGTATTGAAATTGCAATAAAGAGACAGAAGGAACAACTATCTATTGAg ATTAGCAAAATTGACGGACGCATCATGCGAAATGTTACTGGAATGCAAGAGTTGGAACTTAAGCTGGAGCCTGTTTCGGCACATGATTATCAATCAATATTGTTGCCTCTTGTGAACTCATACTTGAGG GCACATTTAGAAGAATTGGCTGAAATAGATGTCACGAAGAAGTCTGATGCTGCGAGAGAAGCATTTTTAGCTGAACTGGAACGAGATTCAAAAAAGGATAGCAAAGGTGGAAGTGATAATCCTAAACATGCACGTGAAAAGtcgaaggaaaagaaaaagagcaaAGAGTTTAGGAAAGCCAAGGACTCTAAG TTGGTCAGTGTTCGTGAGCAAAATGTGCCTCATGATGAGGTTGTCGATAGAGA TACCTTTCAAGTTCCATCTGATGGTGATGTTGCAGAGGTGGATATTGCTGTTAGTGAGAACTCTGATGCTTTAAGACtagaagaggaagagataAGACGCAAAATCGAGCTAGAAGCAGATGAAAGAAAGCTAGAAGAGACTTTGGAGTATCAAAGACGAATTGAGAAGGAGGCTAAACAAAAGCATTTGGCTGAACTACAAAAGAAATCTGCACAGACAAATCTAAAGAAGACAGTTGATCCGGCAGTACCTGAAAATCCCATTGGACTCACCCCCAGTGTTGAGGGTGTTCATGAGCGTTTTAAGCCTTCTGTGGTG GATCAAGTGGCAGAAAATGAATTGGTTCCTGACTCTTCTAGTACGGCAAGTGCTTCTTCAG gTGCATCCAATGTAGAAAATTCAGATACTAGCCTGCGATCGTCTGATAGGAGGAAGGGTAGGAGAGGTAGACGACAGAAGGGTGTAACCAAACCAGTTGATGGAAATCAATCTTCACATTCTGACAAGGATAATGTAGCCTTTGATAGCCAATTGATTGAGCAAGTTAGATATCATGACAGTCTCCCAGTAGATAGTG TTAATCCCCGTTCTGAAGATAATAGTGCGAAGACTTTAAGACAACAACATGCAGAGGATGATGAGAAACAATTTCAAGCTGACCTTAAGAAGGCTGTGCTCGAGAGCCTTG ATGCATTTCAAGAAAAGCAGAACTTTCCAAGTTCTAGTACACCATCGACCAGTCGTGGTGAAGTAGATAGTACCGATCTTCCATCAAATGAACACAATGCAGGCAATGTGCAGGGAGCAGATATTTGTGGTACAGGACTTAAGAATGAAATTGGTGAATACAATTGCTTTCTGAATGTCATTATTCAG TCCTTATGGCATTTACGACGGTTTCGAGTAGAGTTCCTGAGAAGATCTAAGATCGAGCATGTTCATGTTGGGGATCCCTGTGTTGTTTGTGCATTATATGATATCTTCACTGCCTTGAGCATGGCATCTGCAGATGCTAGAAGAGAAGCAGTTGCCCCCACTTCTTTGAGAATAGCTCTGAGTACTCTTTGTCCTGATAATAAATTTTTCCAAGAG GGCCAAATGAACGACGCCTCTGAAGTGCTGGCAGTCATATTTGATTGCCTACACCAGTCATTGACTACTAGTTTGAGCATTTCTGATACAGAATCAGTAGAAAGCAATTGCATGGGCTCGTGGGACTGTGCAAGTGACACTTGTTTGGTACATTCCATCTTTGGCATGGACATTTTTGAACGAATGAATTGCTATAGTTGTGGCCTGGAATCTAGACATCTAAAGTACACTACCTTCTTTCACAATATAAATGCTAGTGCCCTTCGAACAATGAAG GTTATGTGTACAGAAAGCTCCTTCGATGAACTTCTGAATGTTGTTGAAATGAATCATCAGCTAGCTTGTGATTTGGATGTTGGTGGTTGCGGAAAGCTCAATTACATTCATCACTTTCTCGCTGCACCACCACATGTGTTCACAACAG TCTTGGGCTGGCAGAACACTTGTGAGAGTGCTGATGACATAACAGCAACATTAGCTGCTCTGAATACTGAGATAGATATCAGTGTTCTTTATCGGGGTCTAGATCCAAAGAGTACACATAACTTGGTATCAGTG GTTTGCTATTATGGTCAACACTATCATTGTTTTGCCTACAGTCACGACAAGAAATGCTGGATAAAGTATGATGATAGAACTGTTAAG GTAATTGGTGGCTGGCTTGATGTCCTTACCATGTGCGAAAAAGGACATTTACAACCTcaggttcttttctttgaagcTGTAAATTAG